Proteins from a genomic interval of Acomys russatus chromosome 19, mAcoRus1.1, whole genome shotgun sequence:
- the Isoc2 gene encoding isochorismatase domain-containing protein 2 gives MAAARASLGRILPESSMLFLCDMQEKFRPSIAYFPQIVSVAARMLKVARLLDVPVLLTEQYPQGLGPTVPELGAQGIRPVSKTCFSMVPTLQKELDGRPQLRSVLLCGIETQVCILNTALDLLDRGLQVHVVVDACSSRSQVDRLVALARMRQSGAFLSTSESLILQLVRDAAHPQFKEIQKIIKEPVPDSGLLGLFQSQNPILLNSRP, from the exons ATGGCAGCagccagggctagcctgggcCGCATCCTCCCAGAGTCCTCCATGCTGTTCCTATGTGACATGCAGGAGAAGTTTCGTCCCAGCATAGCCTACTTCCCACAGATCGTGTCAGTGGCCGCTCGAATGCTCAAG GTCGCCCGGCTGCTAGACGTCCCTGTCTTGCTGACGGAGCAGTACCCACAAGGCCTGGGCCCCACGGTTCCTGAGCTGGGGGCTCAGGGTATTCGGCCAGTGAGTAAAACGTGCTTCAGCATGGTGCCCACCTTACAGAAGGAGCTGGATGGCCGGCCCCAGCTGCGCTCCGTGCTGCTCTGTGGCATCGAGACCCAAGTCTGCAtcttg AACACAGCCCTGGACCTCCTAGACCGGGGACTGCAGGTCCATGTGGTGGTGGACGCCTGCTCTTCTCGAAG CCAGGTCGACCGGCTGGTGGCGCTGGCCCGCATGAGACAGAGTGGAGCTTTCCTCTCCACTAGCGAATCGCTCATTCTGCAGCTTGTGAGGGATGCTGCGCACCCCCAGTTCAAGGAG atccagaagATCATTAAGGAGCCTGTCCCAGACAGCGGGCTGCTGGGCCTCTTCCAGTCCCAGAACCCCATCTTGCTGAACTCCAGGCCCTGA